In Topomyia yanbarensis strain Yona2022 chromosome 2, ASM3024719v1, whole genome shotgun sequence, one DNA window encodes the following:
- the LOC131680899 gene encoding proton-coupled zinc antiporter SLC30A2-like, producing MSVYLEVSTNCDDEMYENENGVINSSSQQNLLSLQSITSLSHPNCLFNHSPENSEPYGKTEKRKLLWAIAFTLVFMLAEFVGGYLSGSLAIMTDAAHLLSDCISFLIAVISIWISNKPPDGKMSFGYRRIEVIGALLSIFGIWALTIFLVVLSIQRLIADDFEIDADTMIIVAILGVVMNIATAFILHGSCSIVPHMHHGHSHGHTHEHAHSGLHPAPTLQVPASTPRSRSRSHSPRKKKPHPRLEKLKICDEKKCDNMEQLTIPNLPPSPTVSPYNSFPSSRHNSFTVNASTPRPSLESMLHSARTKLKTEALRQRSIDAAINSPDLISSSKFLYNKINTDNSSSLSPSRKESLDSNDSSSADEQCTNHSHHHHHHGEENLNVRAAIIHVIGDFIQSIGVLIAAIVIKYAPNLKVVDPICTFLFSIIVLITTVRIFRDSMRILLDAVPSSVAVDKLNTELECISGVKAVHDLNVWSISTGLNVMTVHLMVDPIANTAEILVAANTIAQSGFDISKCTVQIEKMTFCS from the exons CTCTCACATCCGAATTGTCTGTTCAACCATAGCCCGGAAAACAGTGAGCCTTATGGAAAGACTGAAAAGCGTAAACTTTTATGGGCAATAGCCTTCACATTAGTTTTCATG CTAGCGGAGTTTGTTGGTGGTTACCTGTCCGGCAGTTTAGCCATCATGACCGATGCCGCGCACCTGCTGTCCGACTGCATTAGTTTCTTGATAGCGGTCATCTCGATCTGGATCTCCAACAAACCGCCCGACGGGAAAATGTCTTTTGGATATAGGCGAATAG AGGTCATTGGAGCGTTGCTATCCATCTTTGGTATCTGGGCGTTAACTATCTTCCTGGTGGTACTGTCCATCCAGCGATTGATTGCCGACGACTTCGAAATCGATGCCGACACCATGATCATAGTTGCGATCCTAGGCGTCGTAATGAACATCGCCACTGCCTTCATCCTGCACGGATCGTGCAGTATAGTGCCCCACATGCACCACGGACATTCCCATGGTCATACGCACGAACATGCACATTCAGGTTTGCACCCAGCGCCTACGCTACAGGTTCCGGCGTCGACCCCAAGATCTAGGTCCCGATCACATTCTCCAAGAAAAAAGAAACCTCATCCTAGACTGGAGAAGCTTAAGATCTGTGATGAAAAGAAGTGCGATAATATGGAACAACTTACCATTCCGAATCTGCCGCCGAGCCCAACTGTCAGTCCTTACAACTCATTTCCCAGCTCCAGGCATAATTCGTTTACGGTCAATGCTTCCACACCGAGACCGAGTCTGGAGAGTATGCTTCATTCGGCTAGGACGAAGCTGAAGACAGAAGCCTTACGGCAACGGAGCATCGACGCTGCCATAAATTCTCCAGATCTCATAAGTTCCAGTAAATTTCTATACAATAAAATCAACACGGATAATAGTTCCTCATTGAGTCCCAGCAGAAAGGAGAGCTTAGACAGTAACGATTCGTCTTCAGCTGACGAGCAGTGCACCAACCACAGCCATCACCACCATCATCACGGAGAAGAAAATCTCAACGTAAGAGCTGCGATTATCCACGTGATTGGAGACTTTATCCAGAGCATAGGGGTTCTAATCGCTGCAATCGTTATCAAATATGcc CCAAACTTAAAAGTGGTCGATCCCATTTGTACCTTCCTGTTCTCGATAATCGTGCTGATCACGACGGTACGAATCTTCCGAGATTCTATGAGGATATTACTGGATGCTGTGCCATCAAGCGTTGCGGTGGACAAACTCAACACCGAACTTGAATGCATTTCCGGAGTGAAAGCCGTCCATGATCTGAACGTATGGAGCATTTCCACGGGACTGAACGTGATGACCGTTCATCTTATGGTTG ATCCAATAGCCAATACGGCCGAAATTCTAGTCGCAGCTAACACGATTGCCCAAAGTGGATTTGATATTAGCAAATGCACAGTGCAAATTGAGAAAATGACTTTTTGTTCGTAA
- the LOC131679735 gene encoding histone H2A, sperm-like, translating into MEVNYFYSMAFERKLNQIQNRESYASAASFVCYTRAGTPASPVVRIHRLPRTSHYAEQVGGRAPVAVEMKYLAAKVLELTLAIRNYEELNESLSGVTISQRGVLPNIQAILMPQKTGKRRRIKVFCVGW; encoded by the exons atggaagtaaactatttttattCGATGGCCTTCGAACGTAAACTGAACCAAATACAAAACCGGGAATCGTACGCGAGTGCGGCATCATTCGTGTGTTACACTCGTGCTGGTACACCAGCAAGTCCTGTCGTCCGAATCCATCGTTTGCCGAGAACGAGTCACTATGCCGAGCAAGTCGGTGGCAGAGCACCCGtggcagtagaaatgaaatatctTGCCGCCAAAGTATTGGAGCTGACA CTGGCCATTCGAAATTACGAAGAGCTGAACGAATCGCTCTCCGGTGTAACTATTTCCCAGCGTGGTGTGTTGCCCAATATCCAGGCCATTCTGATGCCACAGAAGACCGGAAAAAGGCGCCGAATTAAGGTTTTCTGTGTTGGCTGGTGA